The Streptomyces sp. NBC_00224 genome has a window encoding:
- a CDS encoding M4 family metallopeptidase — MRTPHIRRLAIALAVTTAATITAGGVGTAVATSAATGTSSVASVKSAKSVVDAARAAAFAHASATGVSKDDTLTATDTLIDPDGKQHVRFVRAHKGLPVLGGDLVVHLDAKSAYLDVTRATRKQVAVPAKTPKLTAEQAKAKAASVAKGDADSAELVVDARAGRTALAYQIKVTGSKTTEAGGARTVVVDAATGAVLSNAPVNDQFVSPQLKAKLRQRGEKVTPQTGATAPSGAAASASPARPFNPPKTAGIPSIGSGNSLYVGKVPLNTLKTGTTSYLLKDASRGNTETRDAGGREVVQFSQGKPFTSTNNTWGNSALSSRQTAAVDAQFGVASTLDFYKKVLGRNGIKNDGAGARAMVHFGTNVGNAFWYSDCGCMLYGDGDGQTFTKPLVVLDVTGHELSHGVVDATANLQPTRVDANDNQFGEAGSLNESLADIFGSAVEFQTNNPNNAPNYLMGEKLGLAQTFLRRLDKPSLDTLEGTVDYWSAASYDTEVHAGSGVSSHAYYLLAEGSGKKTIGAVDYDSPTYDGSTVTGIGRDKATQIFYRALSRYMVSTTDFHDARTATLKAATDLYGASSVEYKTVDKAWAAVNVTAANTPKH, encoded by the coding sequence GTGCGTACACCCCACATACGCAGACTGGCGATCGCCCTGGCCGTCACCACGGCCGCGACCATCACGGCAGGGGGCGTGGGCACCGCCGTCGCGACCTCCGCCGCCACCGGGACTTCCTCCGTCGCCTCCGTCAAGTCCGCCAAGTCGGTCGTGGACGCGGCGCGCGCCGCCGCCTTCGCGCACGCCTCCGCCACCGGTGTCTCCAAGGACGACACCCTGACGGCCACCGACACGCTGATCGACCCGGACGGCAAGCAGCACGTCCGGTTCGTCCGCGCCCACAAGGGCCTGCCGGTCCTCGGCGGCGACCTGGTCGTCCACCTCGACGCCAAGTCCGCGTACCTGGACGTGACCCGGGCCACCCGCAAGCAGGTCGCCGTTCCCGCCAAGACCCCGAAGCTGACGGCCGAGCAGGCCAAGGCGAAGGCGGCCTCGGTGGCGAAGGGCGACGCCGACTCGGCCGAGCTGGTCGTCGACGCGCGCGCCGGCCGCACGGCACTCGCGTACCAGATCAAGGTCACCGGCAGCAAGACAACCGAGGCGGGCGGCGCCCGCACGGTCGTCGTCGACGCCGCCACCGGTGCCGTGCTCAGCAACGCCCCGGTCAACGACCAGTTCGTCTCGCCGCAGCTGAAGGCGAAGCTGCGCCAGCGCGGCGAGAAGGTCACGCCCCAGACCGGTGCGACCGCGCCCTCCGGTGCGGCCGCCTCGGCCTCCCCGGCCCGGCCGTTCAACCCGCCGAAGACCGCGGGCATCCCCTCGATCGGCTCCGGCAACTCGCTGTACGTCGGCAAGGTCCCGCTGAACACGCTGAAGACCGGCACAACCTCCTACCTGCTCAAGGACGCCTCGCGCGGCAACACCGAGACGCGCGACGCGGGCGGCCGCGAGGTGGTGCAGTTCTCCCAGGGCAAGCCGTTCACCAGCACCAACAACACCTGGGGCAACAGCGCCCTGAGCAGCCGTCAGACGGCTGCCGTGGACGCCCAGTTCGGTGTCGCCAGCACCCTCGACTTCTACAAGAAGGTGCTGGGCCGCAACGGCATCAAGAACGACGGCGCCGGTGCCCGCGCGATGGTGCACTTCGGCACCAACGTCGGCAACGCCTTCTGGTACTCGGACTGCGGCTGCATGCTCTACGGCGACGGTGACGGCCAGACCTTCACCAAGCCGCTGGTCGTGCTCGACGTCACGGGCCACGAGCTCAGCCACGGCGTCGTCGACGCCACGGCCAACCTGCAGCCGACCCGGGTCGACGCGAACGACAACCAGTTCGGTGAGGCGGGCTCGCTCAACGAGTCGCTGGCGGACATCTTCGGCAGCGCGGTCGAGTTCCAGACCAACAACCCGAACAACGCGCCGAACTACCTGATGGGCGAGAAGCTGGGCCTGGCCCAGACCTTCCTGCGCCGTCTGGACAAGCCGTCGCTCGACACGCTTGAGGGCACGGTCGACTACTGGTCGGCGGCGTCGTACGACACCGAGGTGCACGCCGGTTCCGGCGTCTCCTCGCACGCGTACTACCTGCTCGCCGAGGGCAGCGGCAAGAAGACGATCGGCGCGGTCGACTACGACTCGCCGACGTACGACGGCTCGACCGTGACCGGCATCGGCCGGGACAAGGCGACGCAGATCTTCTACCGCGCCCTGTCCCGCTACATGGTCTCCACGACCGACTTCCACGACGCCCGCACGGCGACGCTGAAGGCGGCGACCGACCTGTACGGCGCGAGCAGCGTCGAGTACAAGACGGTCGACAAGGCCTGGGCCGCCGTCAACGTCACCGCGGCGAACACGCCGAAGCACTGA